A genomic stretch from Frigoribacterium sp. PvP032 includes:
- a CDS encoding site-2 protease family protein has protein sequence METVLLYLLGIVVIVIGLAVSIALHEIGHLVPAKKFGVKVGQYMIGFGPTIFSRRRGETEYGVKALPLGGYISMSGMYPPARDGQEGRTASTGFFQTLVQDARTASADTVDQGDEHRTFYRLPVYKRIIIMLGGPTMNLLIAIVLFTILLCGFGTAQSSTTVGLVNQCVLPAGSTETECPADATAAPAFAAGMQNGDRIVSIDGVAMNDGDQVTSAFRAAPDQALSVVVERDGSEQTLEVTPALSARQVLDSAGVPVVGDDGAPVTQEVGFVGIGFATVTVQQPITAVLPTVGTNIGHVANVIVHLPQRMVAVAQAAFGGGERDANGPVSVVGVGRMAGEVVSLDTVPIVDRAAFLVSLLASLNVALFVFNLVPLMPLDGGHVAGALIEAVRRGFAKLFRRPDPGPVDTAKVIPLTFAVVIVLGGMGLLLAYADIVNPISLIR, from the coding sequence GTGGAAACCGTCCTGCTCTACCTGCTCGGCATCGTCGTGATCGTCATCGGGCTCGCCGTGTCGATCGCCCTGCACGAGATCGGGCACCTCGTGCCGGCCAAGAAGTTCGGCGTGAAGGTCGGGCAGTACATGATCGGCTTCGGGCCGACGATCTTCTCCCGCCGCCGGGGCGAGACCGAGTACGGCGTCAAGGCGCTGCCGCTCGGCGGATACATCTCGATGTCGGGCATGTACCCGCCTGCCCGCGACGGCCAGGAGGGGCGGACGGCGAGCACGGGCTTCTTCCAGACCCTCGTGCAGGACGCCCGCACCGCCAGCGCCGACACGGTCGACCAGGGCGACGAGCACCGCACCTTCTACCGTCTGCCCGTCTACAAGCGGATCATCATCATGCTCGGCGGCCCGACGATGAACCTGCTGATCGCGATCGTGCTCTTCACGATCCTGCTGTGCGGCTTCGGCACGGCCCAGTCGAGCACGACCGTGGGCCTCGTCAACCAGTGCGTGCTGCCCGCCGGGTCGACCGAGACCGAGTGCCCGGCCGACGCCACCGCTGCGCCCGCCTTCGCCGCCGGCATGCAGAACGGCGACCGCATCGTGTCGATCGACGGCGTCGCCATGAACGACGGCGACCAGGTGACGAGCGCGTTCCGTGCTGCTCCCGACCAGGCGCTGAGCGTGGTCGTCGAGCGCGACGGCAGCGAGCAGACGCTCGAGGTCACGCCGGCTCTCTCGGCTCGTCAGGTGCTCGACTCGGCAGGAGTGCCCGTCGTCGGCGACGACGGCGCACCCGTGACGCAGGAGGTCGGCTTCGTCGGCATCGGCTTCGCCACGGTGACTGTGCAGCAGCCGATCACTGCCGTGCTGCCGACCGTCGGCACGAACATCGGACACGTCGCCAACGTCATCGTGCACCTGCCGCAGCGCATGGTCGCCGTCGCCCAGGCCGCCTTCGGCGGAGGAGAACGCGACGCGAACGGCCCCGTCAGCGTCGTCGGCGTCGGACGGATGGCGGGCGAGGTGGTCAGCCTCGACACCGTGCCGATCGTCGACCGGGCCGCGTTCCTCGTGAGCCTGCTCGCCAGCCTCAACGTCGCCCTCTTCGTCTTCAACCTCGTGCCGCTGATGCCCCTCGACGGCGGCCACGTGGCCGGCGCGCTGATCGAGGCTGTCCGCCGCGGCTTCGCGAAGTTGTTCCGCCGCCCCGACCCCGGGCCCGTCGACACGGCGAAGGTCATCCCGTTGACCTTCGCGGTCGTGATCGTCCTCGGCGGGATGGGGCTGCTGCTCGCCTACGCCGACATCGTCAACCCGATCTCGCTGATCCGCTGA
- a CDS encoding MetQ/NlpA family ABC transporter substrate-binding protein — MSEATPLIEAPKKKRGRLIAIVVAVVVVLAAVGVGIAVANRGGDAVRIGVVGASDPYWATFTQAAADEGIDVEIVDFANYEQPNPALTEDELDLNQFQHIVYLAQYDVSADADLVPIGSTAIYPLPLYSQEHTSLDQFSKGDTVAVPDDASNLARSLLVLQSNGLIELKDGGNIFSGLDDIDTDASTVTVSPVAADLAATSLPDFDGAIINNEYATKAGLSPDSIIAQDDPADPASLPYVNVFAAREGDADDETYKKLVEIYQDTKAVTDGVVENSGGTALTTKVPVADLRESLEQTKELVEQNG, encoded by the coding sequence ATGTCCGAGGCAACACCCCTGATCGAGGCCCCGAAGAAGAAGCGCGGTCGCCTGATCGCGATCGTCGTGGCGGTCGTCGTCGTGCTCGCCGCCGTCGGCGTCGGCATCGCCGTCGCGAACCGCGGCGGAGACGCCGTGCGCATCGGGGTCGTCGGCGCCAGCGACCCGTACTGGGCCACCTTCACTCAGGCCGCCGCGGACGAGGGCATCGACGTCGAGATCGTCGACTTCGCGAACTACGAGCAGCCGAACCCGGCGCTGACCGAGGACGAGCTCGACCTGAACCAGTTCCAGCACATCGTCTACCTGGCGCAGTACGACGTCTCGGCCGACGCCGACCTCGTGCCGATCGGCTCGACGGCGATCTACCCGCTTCCCCTGTACTCGCAGGAGCACACCTCGCTCGACCAGTTCAGCAAGGGCGACACCGTCGCCGTGCCCGACGACGCGAGCAACCTCGCCCGCTCGCTCCTCGTGCTGCAGTCGAACGGCCTGATCGAGCTGAAGGACGGCGGGAACATCTTCTCCGGCCTCGACGACATCGACACCGACGCCTCGACGGTCACGGTCTCGCCCGTCGCCGCCGACCTCGCCGCGACCTCGCTGCCCGACTTCGACGGCGCGATCATCAACAACGAGTACGCCACCAAGGCGGGCCTCTCGCCCGACTCGATCATCGCCCAGGACGACCCGGCCGACCCGGCCTCGCTGCCCTACGTCAACGTGTTCGCGGCTCGCGAGGGCGACGCGGACGACGAGACCTACAAGAAGCTCGTCGAGATCTACCAGGACACGAAGGCCGTCACCGACGGCGTCGTCGAGAACTCGGGCGGCACGGCACTCACCACGAAGGTGCCCGTCGCCGACCTGCGCGAGTCGCTCGAGCAGACGAAGGAGCTCGTGGAGCAGAACGGCTGA
- a CDS encoding OsmC family protein, which translates to MYRRPAEEDPVLDHHYAVDLAWTGDRGVGTTSYRSYGRDATVSAAGKLHDIQGSADRTFHGDADRWNPEELLLAALAECHLLSYLHVAASAGVVVVAYRDSAEGSMTQTADGGGRFTSATLRPVVTVADASMVELAGTLHAEAARKCFIAASVAFPVGHEPTTLVAATS; encoded by the coding sequence GTGTATCGACGCCCCGCCGAGGAGGATCCCGTACTCGACCACCACTACGCAGTCGACCTCGCCTGGACCGGCGACCGAGGCGTCGGCACGACGTCGTACCGCAGCTACGGGCGCGACGCGACCGTGTCCGCAGCCGGCAAGCTGCACGACATCCAGGGGTCCGCCGACCGCACGTTCCACGGCGACGCCGACCGCTGGAACCCGGAAGAGCTGCTGCTGGCCGCCCTGGCCGAGTGCCACCTCCTCAGCTACCTGCACGTCGCCGCGTCCGCGGGCGTGGTCGTGGTCGCCTACCGCGACTCGGCCGAGGGCTCGATGACGCAGACCGCCGACGGGGGAGGCCGCTTCACGTCGGCCACGCTGCGGCCGGTCGTCACGGTCGCGGACGCGTCCATGGTCGAGCTCGCGGGGACGCTGCACGCCGAGGCCGCCCGCAAGTGCTTCATCGCGGCGTCCGTCGCGTTCCCGGTCGGCCACGAGCCCACGACGCTGGTGGCCGCCACGTCCTGA
- the ispG gene encoding flavodoxin-dependent (E)-4-hydroxy-3-methylbut-2-enyl-diphosphate synthase, whose translation MPAVNLGMPKVPETLAPRRKSRQIKVGKVLVGGDAPVSVQSMTTTPTTNINATLQQIAELTASGCDIVRVAVPSRDDAETLPIIAKKSQIPVIADIHFQPNYVFQAIDAGCAAVRVNPGNIRKFDDQVGKIAAAAKAAGVSIRIGVNAGSLEPSLLQKYGKATPEALVESAVWEASLFEEHDFHDFKISVKHNDPVIMVKAYRQLAERGDWPLHLGVTEAGPEFQGTIKSATAFGILLGEGIGDTIRVSLSAPPAQEVKVGLQILQSLNLRERKLEIVSCPSCGRAQVDVYKLANDVTDGLEGMTVPLRVAVMGCVVNGPGEAREADLGVASGNGKGQIFVKGEVIKTVPESEIVQTLIDEANRLAAEMPPGEVGSPQVLTV comes from the coding sequence GTGCCTGCAGTCAATCTCGGAATGCCGAAGGTCCCCGAAACCCTTGCCCCGCGACGCAAGTCGCGGCAGATCAAGGTCGGCAAGGTCCTCGTCGGAGGCGACGCTCCCGTCAGCGTCCAGTCGATGACCACCACGCCCACCACGAACATCAACGCGACCCTCCAGCAGATCGCCGAGCTCACCGCCTCGGGCTGCGACATCGTGCGCGTCGCCGTGCCCAGTCGCGACGATGCGGAGACGCTGCCGATCATCGCCAAGAAGAGCCAGATCCCGGTGATCGCCGACATCCACTTCCAGCCGAACTACGTGTTCCAGGCGATCGACGCCGGCTGCGCCGCGGTGCGCGTCAACCCCGGCAACATCCGCAAGTTCGACGACCAGGTCGGCAAGATCGCCGCCGCGGCCAAGGCCGCCGGCGTCTCGATCCGCATCGGCGTCAACGCCGGGTCGCTCGAGCCCAGCCTGCTGCAGAAGTACGGCAAGGCGACTCCCGAGGCGCTCGTCGAGTCCGCGGTCTGGGAGGCGTCGCTCTTCGAGGAGCACGACTTCCACGACTTCAAGATCTCGGTCAAGCACAACGACCCGGTCATCATGGTCAAGGCCTACCGTCAGCTCGCCGAGCGCGGCGACTGGCCGCTGCACCTCGGCGTCACCGAGGCGGGCCCCGAGTTCCAGGGAACGATCAAGTCGGCCACGGCCTTCGGCATCCTGCTCGGCGAGGGCATCGGCGACACCATCCGCGTGAGCCTCAGCGCGCCTCCTGCCCAGGAGGTCAAGGTGGGCCTGCAGATCCTCCAGTCGCTCAACCTGCGCGAGCGCAAGCTCGAGATCGTCAGCTGCCCCAGCTGCGGCCGTGCCCAGGTCGACGTCTACAAGCTCGCGAACGACGTCACCGACGGCCTCGAGGGCATGACCGTCCCGCTGCGCGTCGCGGTCATGGGCTGCGTCGTGAACGGCCCGGGCGAGGCCCGCGAGGCCGACCTCGGCGTCGCCTCCGGCAACGGCAAGGGCCAGATCTTCGTCAAGGGAGAGGTCATCAAGACCGTGCCCGAGTCCGAGATCGTCCAGACCCTGATCGACGAGGCCAACCGCCTCGCGGCAGAGATGCCCCCTGGCGAGGTCGGCTCACCCCAGGTCCTGACGGTCTAG
- a CDS encoding FKBP-type peptidyl-prolyl cis-trans isomerase — protein MATAGRRARLLCLVGVPLLAAALVGCTDDAAPGPSATTPGASPAATACLGGGAEADSVEVSGEVGQEPTVTLPGPLGAATSQRAVVSQGTGPETKSGDVVQVAVTVFDATTGAELSSAGYERGSGEQLTISADYYVPGLEAALLCNQAGSRSVTVASAADMQPAQTGTAPPNAAAVIVVDTFSIVPTRATGVDQPAQPGLPEVTLADDGRPTVTIPDADPPSELQIAVLKKGDGEVVPDPANVTVQYQGVNWRDGKVFDESWGKGTPTPFSTAQVVPGFAAAMIGQTVGSQVLVVVPPAEGYGDGGQPSAGIEGGDTLVFVIDVLAVA, from the coding sequence GTGGCGACTGCCGGTCGCCGCGCGCGCCTCCTCTGCCTGGTCGGGGTGCCGCTGCTCGCGGCGGCCCTCGTCGGCTGCACGGACGACGCGGCGCCCGGGCCGTCGGCCACCACCCCCGGCGCGAGCCCGGCCGCGACCGCCTGCCTCGGCGGAGGCGCCGAGGCGGACTCGGTCGAGGTGTCGGGCGAGGTGGGGCAGGAGCCGACCGTCACGCTGCCCGGCCCCCTCGGCGCGGCGACGAGCCAGCGGGCCGTGGTCTCTCAGGGCACCGGGCCCGAGACGAAGTCCGGCGACGTCGTCCAGGTGGCCGTGACGGTCTTCGACGCGACGACCGGCGCCGAGCTGAGCTCCGCCGGCTACGAGCGGGGCAGCGGCGAGCAGCTCACCATCAGCGCCGACTACTACGTGCCCGGCCTCGAGGCCGCCCTGCTCTGCAACCAGGCGGGCTCCCGCTCCGTCACGGTGGCCAGCGCCGCCGACATGCAGCCGGCCCAGACGGGCACCGCGCCGCCCAACGCGGCCGCCGTGATCGTCGTCGACACGTTCTCGATCGTGCCGACGCGCGCCACCGGCGTGGACCAGCCCGCGCAGCCAGGACTCCCCGAGGTGACGCTCGCCGACGACGGCCGTCCGACCGTGACGATCCCCGACGCCGACCCGCCCTCCGAGCTGCAGATCGCGGTGCTCAAGAAGGGCGACGGCGAGGTCGTCCCCGACCCCGCGAACGTGACCGTCCAGTACCAGGGCGTCAACTGGCGCGACGGGAAGGTCTTCGACGAGAGCTGGGGCAAGGGGACTCCCACCCCGTTCTCGACCGCGCAGGTCGTCCCGGGCTTCGCCGCGGCGATGATCGGGCAGACCGTCGGCTCGCAGGTGCTCGTCGTCGTGCCGCCCGCCGAGGGCTACGGCGACGGCGGGCAGCCGAGCGCCGGCATCGAGGGCGGCGACACCCTCGTGTTCGTCATCGACGTCCTCGCCGTGGCCTGA
- a CDS encoding asparaginase → MTHLSSSAAGTRRPLTADGSVELAVLVRSGLEESRHLGAGVVVGPDGAVLRSVGDVGASIYPRSCLKPLQALTVLRAGVDLQGPQAVLSTASHAGTPAHLEVVEALLARGDHHEHDLLCPVDWPGDRRSARSLDEPRRAAMNCSGKHAAFLLACDQQGWDTATYTAIDHPLQAAVRETVAEFTGEVVDHAGTDGCGAPVFATTVTGLARAVARVAGSAGDVRDDRDPDAAHLVRSVLADAWAIDGPGRDNTVTIDELGVFAKLGAEGVMVMGTTSGVGVAVKILDGNVRAGTLVALHLLVEQGVVEQAAADRVTSATLEKVLGGGVPVGSLRLSDELTGARA, encoded by the coding sequence ATGACCCACCTGAGCAGCTCCGCGGCCGGCACGCGCCGTCCCCTCACCGCCGACGGCAGCGTCGAGCTGGCCGTCCTCGTCCGCTCGGGCCTGGAGGAGAGCCGGCACCTCGGCGCCGGGGTCGTCGTCGGGCCCGACGGCGCCGTGCTGCGCTCGGTCGGCGACGTCGGCGCCTCCATCTACCCCCGGTCGTGCCTCAAGCCGCTGCAGGCGCTCACGGTGCTGCGCGCCGGGGTCGACCTGCAGGGGCCCCAGGCGGTGCTGTCCACCGCCAGCCACGCGGGCACGCCTGCACACCTCGAGGTCGTCGAGGCGCTGCTCGCCCGCGGCGACCACCACGAGCACGACCTGCTCTGCCCCGTCGACTGGCCCGGCGACCGCCGCAGCGCCCGGTCGCTGGACGAGCCCCGTCGCGCAGCGATGAACTGCTCGGGCAAGCACGCCGCCTTCCTCCTCGCGTGCGACCAGCAGGGCTGGGACACGGCGACCTACACCGCGATCGACCACCCGCTCCAGGCCGCCGTGCGCGAGACCGTCGCCGAGTTCACCGGCGAGGTCGTCGACCATGCCGGCACCGACGGCTGCGGCGCGCCCGTGTTCGCCACGACCGTCACGGGGCTCGCACGGGCCGTCGCACGGGTGGCCGGGTCCGCCGGCGACGTCCGCGACGACCGTGACCCCGACGCGGCGCACCTCGTCCGCTCGGTGCTCGCCGACGCGTGGGCGATCGACGGCCCTGGACGGGACAACACGGTCACGATCGACGAGCTCGGCGTCTTCGCCAAGCTCGGGGCCGAGGGCGTCATGGTGATGGGCACCACCAGCGGCGTCGGCGTCGCCGTCAAGATCCTCGACGGCAACGTCCGGGCCGGCACCCTGGTCGCCCTGCACCTGCTGGTCGAGCAGGGCGTCGTGGAGCAGGCGGCTGCCGACCGCGTGACCTCGGCCACGCTCGAGAAGGTGCTCGGCGGCGGCGTCCCGGTCGGTTCGCTGCGCCTCAGCGACGAGCTCACGGGCGCTCGGGCCTGA
- a CDS encoding FKBP-type peptidyl-prolyl cis-trans isomerase yields the protein MRRSLSLLAVPVLVLGLASCASEASTGDTATTAPSSSSSAPSDVPTRASGEAQEPQAGFPTVELDSDGRPTVTLPGTEAPTELQVETLIKGDGPVVEDGAQVTVQYQGSLWKDGTVFDESWKRGEPTTFGTGQVIPGFAAGIVGQTVGSQTLVVIPPAEGYGEAGAPQAGIAGDDTLVFVIDILAAN from the coding sequence ATGCGCCGCTCCCTCTCCCTGCTCGCCGTCCCCGTCCTCGTGCTGGGGCTCGCCTCCTGCGCCTCCGAGGCCAGCACCGGCGACACCGCGACCACCGCGCCGTCCTCGTCGTCGAGCGCCCCCTCCGACGTGCCCACGCGCGCCAGCGGCGAGGCACAGGAGCCGCAGGCGGGCTTCCCGACCGTCGAGCTCGACTCCGACGGCCGCCCCACCGTCACACTGCCCGGCACCGAGGCGCCGACCGAGCTCCAGGTCGAGACGCTCATCAAGGGCGACGGTCCCGTCGTCGAGGACGGCGCCCAGGTCACCGTCCAGTACCAGGGGTCGCTCTGGAAGGACGGCACGGTCTTCGACGAGAGCTGGAAGCGCGGCGAGCCGACCACCTTCGGCACCGGCCAGGTCATCCCCGGCTTCGCCGCCGGCATCGTCGGCCAGACCGTCGGCTCCCAGACGCTGGTCGTCATCCCGCCGGCTGAGGGCTACGGCGAGGCGGGCGCGCCCCAGGCCGGCATCGCGGGCGACGACACGCTCGTCTTCGTGATCGACATCCTGGCCGCGAACTGA
- a CDS encoding zinc-ribbon domain-containing protein, whose amino-acid sequence MHCPTCDSPLPVGAMFCGECGRAVTSADVAAAAARRDEGVGTGVDTSTSAEPPAWRLRQPPRPTTSGDAPWWVRDRRVEQEPVEQRPVEQRPVEANPAEQHPVEQRPAEQRPAEQSPVEQVAEDTPPAWVVPARPVDATGPDELVHDREAAAREHQDQSPSAEVAGEPELPSTAVGAGDTAAASATPPARVAPAASAPAPVPLRAPAPHPDNGPRPTSAPLWTASLTPRPSEDEAPAAHDETVAEVRAPEVVDAGASVDEPNAPRGDTARPEGEQGGASRGTTEGDAAGDEPDRSAEGPAESSSPEDETAARIDRVESAPTPDDEGVPDLEPASASASASEPAPAAVEPPGGTAAGPSSPVRLRVPAPDSTVGDTAPVVPVPRAVPGVSPAVAPVSDDGPVPLVEPGQQKVVEHCTHCGALLDEDDIFCPECGAVVQSVALSFTGPVAPLPPGWRPGATAPAPAPAAAPESEPESAPAPTPERVVDERASWARPVDEQSVEPPAAAPVEPVRRGAVPGRPADTTGRDDSAGLPELPPMPAAPATSALSGLLDDTRSRLVSDDDVDETRLVRRGPVGTEYLLQFSTGESVTVDGSGLLGRAPSPQPGERFDHLVRIADPGKSVSKTHLEFGQELGALWVSDRWSGNGTVVRPHEQPARRVEPGTRVRVARGTRVEIGEQFFIVS is encoded by the coding sequence ATGCACTGCCCCACCTGCGACAGTCCGCTGCCCGTCGGCGCCATGTTCTGCGGAGAGTGCGGCCGCGCCGTCACGAGCGCGGACGTCGCCGCGGCGGCCGCCCGTCGGGACGAGGGCGTGGGCACGGGCGTCGACACGAGCACGTCGGCAGAGCCGCCGGCGTGGCGACTGCGCCAGCCGCCTCGGCCCACGACCTCGGGCGACGCGCCCTGGTGGGTCCGCGACCGCCGCGTCGAGCAGGAGCCGGTCGAGCAGCGCCCGGTCGAGCAGCGCCCGGTCGAGGCGAACCCGGCCGAGCAGCATCCGGTCGAGCAGCGTCCGGCCGAGCAGCGTCCAGCTGAGCAGAGTCCGGTCGAGCAGGTGGCCGAGGACACGCCTCCTGCGTGGGTCGTCCCCGCCCGGCCGGTCGACGCGACCGGCCCTGACGAGCTGGTGCACGATCGCGAGGCCGCGGCTCGGGAGCACCAGGACCAGTCGCCCTCCGCCGAGGTCGCGGGCGAGCCTGAGCTGCCGTCGACGGCCGTGGGGGCCGGCGACACGGCGGCTGCGTCGGCGACTCCGCCCGCCCGGGTGGCTCCGGCCGCCTCCGCGCCCGCCCCGGTGCCGCTGCGCGCACCGGCGCCGCATCCCGACAACGGACCGCGTCCGACGTCGGCCCCGTTGTGGACGGCGTCGCTCACGCCGCGGCCGTCCGAGGACGAGGCCCCGGCAGCGCACGACGAGACGGTCGCCGAGGTCCGGGCTCCCGAGGTCGTCGACGCGGGTGCGTCCGTCGACGAGCCGAACGCCCCCCGGGGCGACACCGCGCGTCCAGAAGGCGAACAGGGCGGCGCGTCCCGGGGAACGACCGAGGGCGACGCCGCCGGGGACGAGCCGGATCGATCTGCGGAGGGCCCGGCTGAGTCTTCTTCGCCGGAGGACGAGACGGCCGCACGGATCGATCGCGTGGAGTCCGCACCGACGCCAGACGACGAGGGCGTCCCGGACCTCGAGCCCGCGTCTGCATCTGCGTCTGCGTCTGAGCCTGCGCCTGCCGCGGTGGAGCCGCCTGGAGGGACGGCGGCCGGTCCTTCGTCGCCGGTGCGCCTCCGAGTGCCTGCTCCCGACAGCACGGTCGGCGACACGGCCCCGGTGGTCCCTGTGCCCCGGGCCGTCCCCGGCGTGTCCCCGGCGGTCGCTCCGGTGTCGGACGACGGCCCGGTGCCGCTGGTCGAGCCAGGTCAGCAGAAGGTCGTCGAGCACTGCACTCACTGCGGCGCGCTCCTCGACGAGGACGACATCTTCTGCCCCGAGTGCGGTGCGGTCGTGCAGTCGGTGGCGCTGTCGTTCACCGGACCGGTTGCGCCGCTCCCGCCGGGGTGGCGCCCCGGTGCGACGGCCCCGGCCCCGGCCCCGGCTGCGGCGCCCGAGTCCGAGCCCGAGTCCGCACCTGCACCCACGCCCGAGCGCGTCGTCGACGAGCGAGCGTCGTGGGCACGTCCCGTCGACGAGCAGTCCGTCGAGCCCCCGGCCGCGGCGCCGGTCGAGCCGGTCCGTCGAGGTGCGGTCCCGGGACGCCCCGCGGACACGACCGGCCGCGACGACTCCGCCGGACTGCCCGAGCTGCCACCCATGCCGGCCGCTCCGGCGACCTCGGCGCTGTCGGGCCTCCTCGACGACACGCGCTCCCGGCTGGTCTCGGACGACGACGTCGACGAGACCCGTCTCGTCAGGAGGGGCCCGGTCGGCACCGAGTACCTCCTGCAGTTCAGCACGGGCGAGAGCGTCACGGTCGACGGCTCCGGCCTGCTCGGGCGTGCACCGTCGCCGCAGCCGGGGGAGCGGTTCGACCACCTCGTGCGCATCGCCGACCCGGGCAAGTCGGTCTCGAAGACCCATCTCGAGTTCGGGCAGGAGCTCGGCGCCCTCTGGGTCAGCGACCGCTGGTCCGGCAACGGCACCGTGGTGCGTCCTCACGAGCAACCCGCCCGACGCGTCGAGCCCGGCACGCGCGTGCGCGTCGCCCGTGGCACGAGGGTCGAGATCGGCGAGCAGTTCTTCATCGTGAGCTGA
- the dxr gene encoding 1-deoxy-D-xylulose-5-phosphate reductoisomerase, which translates to MRRVILLGSTGSIGVQALDVVAANPDLFTVVGLSAGTNAALLAEQAARFGVEHTALGTDESVALVRDVEADVVVNGITGSVGLAPTLAVLDSGATLALANKESLIVGGDLVRERAAPGQIVPVDSEHSAIAQALRSGDRGEVRRLVLTASGGPFRGRTRASLADVTPAEALAHPTWDMGRVVTTNSSTLVNKGLEVIEAHLLFDVDYDHIDVTVHPQSIVHSMVEFVDGSTIAQASPPDMRLPISLGMAWPDRVPGVGVPLDWTTASTWTFEPLDDEAFPSVLLAKQVGRAGATWPAVFNAANEQAVHAFHDGRVGYLGILDTVREVVDRHTAGPSTLEGVLEAERWAREAADALLAR; encoded by the coding sequence ATGCGTCGCGTCATCCTCCTCGGCTCCACCGGCTCCATCGGCGTGCAGGCGCTCGACGTCGTCGCCGCCAATCCCGACCTGTTCACCGTCGTCGGGCTGTCGGCCGGCACGAACGCCGCCCTGCTGGCCGAGCAGGCCGCCCGTTTCGGGGTCGAGCACACCGCACTCGGCACCGACGAGTCTGTCGCGCTCGTCCGCGACGTCGAGGCCGACGTCGTCGTCAACGGCATCACCGGCAGCGTCGGCCTGGCCCCGACGCTCGCGGTGCTCGACTCGGGCGCCACGCTGGCCCTGGCCAACAAGGAGAGCCTGATCGTCGGCGGCGACCTCGTGCGCGAGCGCGCCGCCCCGGGGCAGATCGTGCCCGTCGACTCCGAGCACTCGGCCATCGCGCAGGCGCTCCGGTCCGGCGACCGGGGCGAGGTCCGTCGTCTCGTGCTCACCGCCTCCGGCGGGCCGTTCCGAGGTCGGACGCGCGCCTCCCTCGCCGACGTGACCCCCGCCGAGGCCCTCGCGCACCCCACGTGGGACATGGGCCGCGTCGTCACGACGAACTCGTCGACCCTCGTGAACAAGGGGCTCGAGGTCATCGAGGCGCACCTGCTGTTCGACGTCGACTACGACCACATCGACGTCACCGTGCACCCGCAGTCGATCGTGCACTCCATGGTCGAGTTCGTCGACGGCTCGACGATCGCGCAGGCGTCACCGCCCGACATGCGGCTGCCGATCTCGCTCGGCATGGCGTGGCCCGACCGCGTGCCCGGCGTGGGCGTGCCCCTCGACTGGACGACAGCCTCCACCTGGACCTTCGAGCCGCTCGACGACGAGGCGTTCCCGTCGGTGCTGCTGGCGAAGCAGGTCGGCCGGGCGGGCGCCACCTGGCCGGCCGTCTTCAACGCGGCGAACGAGCAGGCGGTCCACGCGTTCCACGACGGCCGGGTCGGCTACCTCGGCATCCTCGACACCGTGCGCGAGGTCGTCGACCGGCACACGGCCGGGCCGAGCACCCTCGAGGGCGTGCTCGAGGCCGAGCGCTGGGCCCGCGAGGCGGCCGACGCGCTGCTCGCCCGGTAG